Proteins encoded by one window of Syntrophorhabdaceae bacterium:
- a CDS encoding TRAP transporter substrate-binding protein: MKGKKSLLILGLCVFLLGTFVVYTGNVQSQTKITLTYANFPPATTFPCVQMERWAREMETKTAGRVKVQTFPGGTLLPAKNIFDGVVTGTADIGNFAMSYQPGRFPLSEAIDLPMGFTSSRAASLALLDLIEKYKPKEFEKVKVLTVFTCPPADIMSKTPIKTLADLKGMELRASGTGAAILKRLGATPVGMPQSEAPEAIQKGVVKGNVSSMEILKDFNFAAYLPYATEANLFVVTFAVVMNKDKFNSLPADIKKIFEESAREQALWTGTYVDNHVKESLKWSKEKYKHQLFKFSPKDQAEIQRLTKPMIEEYIKKVTAMGLPGEQIVKDVSQLRNKYESQYKK, encoded by the coding sequence ATGAAGGGCAAGAAATCTCTATTGATCCTCGGTTTATGCGTCTTCCTTCTTGGTACGTTCGTGGTGTATACGGGCAATGTGCAGAGCCAGACCAAGATAACGCTGACGTACGCAAACTTCCCGCCGGCAACAACATTCCCCTGTGTACAGATGGAAAGATGGGCTCGTGAAATGGAGACAAAAACGGCGGGCCGGGTCAAGGTCCAGACCTTCCCGGGCGGAACACTGCTGCCGGCAAAGAACATCTTCGATGGTGTAGTCACCGGTACGGCGGACATCGGCAATTTCGCCATGAGCTACCAGCCGGGCCGTTTTCCGCTTTCGGAAGCCATCGACCTTCCCATGGGATTCACCAGTTCCCGGGCGGCAAGCCTCGCGCTGCTCGACCTTATCGAAAAATATAAGCCTAAAGAATTCGAAAAGGTCAAGGTGCTCACCGTCTTCACCTGTCCTCCCGCGGATATCATGTCAAAGACACCCATCAAGACCCTTGCGGACCTCAAGGGGATGGAACTGAGAGCATCCGGAACGGGCGCGGCAATCCTCAAACGGCTCGGCGCAACCCCGGTGGGCATGCCCCAATCCGAAGCGCCGGAGGCCATCCAGAAAGGTGTTGTGAAGGGAAATGTCTCATCCATGGAGATTCTGAAGGACTTCAATTTTGCCGCTTACCTCCCCTACGCCACTGAAGCAAACCTGTTCGTCGTCACCTTCGCCGTCGTCATGAACAAGGACAAGTTCAACTCCCTCCCGGCGGACATCAAGAAGATCTTCGAAGAATCAGCACGGGAACAGGCTCTCTGGACGGGGACATACGTGGACAACCACGTGAAGGAATCCCTCAAGTGGTCAAAGGAAAAGTATAAACATCAGCTCTTTAAATTCTCGCCGAAGGACCAGGCGGAAATACAGAGGCTTACAAAACCCATGATCGAGGAGTACATCAAGAAAGTGACGGCCATGGGGCTGCCCGGCGAACAGATCGTCAAAGATGTATCCCAGTTGAGAAATAAATACGAATCACAATACAAGAAATAA
- a CDS encoding TRAP transporter small permease → MDYLAKFNANLNKVLLFFSGIAVLALTGIAAGNMLLRIVYAPIQGSYELVGFFGAVATGFALGYTQIRKDHIIVTMFTDKFPKKLQKALDGLNYLVNTIFFATIGWQTLKWGMKIAAGGEVSETLKLIYHPFVYCLAIGFAALSLSLLVDFIRLMKREVNP, encoded by the coding sequence ATGGACTATCTTGCTAAATTCAATGCCAATTTGAACAAAGTGCTCCTCTTTTTCAGCGGTATCGCCGTTCTGGCACTCACAGGAATCGCCGCCGGAAATATGCTCCTCAGGATCGTCTACGCCCCCATTCAGGGTTCTTACGAGCTCGTTGGTTTTTTCGGGGCCGTGGCGACCGGCTTCGCCCTTGGCTACACTCAGATCAGGAAGGATCATATAATCGTCACGATGTTCACGGACAAGTTTCCGAAGAAACTGCAAAAGGCCCTTGACGGGCTCAACTACCTGGTCAATACCATATTCTTCGCCACCATAGGCTGGCAGACACTCAAATGGGGAATGAAGATAGCCGCAGGGGGTGAGGTATCGGAAACATTGAAGCTAATATACCACCCCTTTGTATACTGTCTGGCCATCGGGTTCGCCGCACTCTCCCTTTCACTCCTCGTTGACTTTATCAGACTCATGAAAAGGGAGGTGAACCCATGA
- a CDS encoding TRAP transporter large permease has product MITPLTGLVGTLLMLFVMLFLRIPVGFAMALMGFLGMAYVVNWNAALGLIGTDLWNTFSSYGLTVIPMFIFMGQICFYSEVNQRLYNAAYKWFGRVRGGLGITTVMACAGFAAICGSNTATAATMTAVALPEMKKYNYNPILSSGSIAAGSTLGVVIPPSVVLVVYGIYTGESIGKLFFGSFVPGLILALMMAGTVYAMCAVHPGWGPKGPKFSFLEQVKALPDAIDMVLMFGIIMFSLYAGFFTPSEAGAAGSVVAIIISLIRRKLTWKGFIGAVIDTVRISCMIFLLVAGAVIFGRFLAVTRLPYEAAAWVSGLPVSSWMILWSMLLIYIIGGCVMDALAFLLITVPIFYPVAQRLGYDPIWFGVIITIVTTMGAITPPVGINAYVVSGMSKDIELSTVFRGVVWFLPSFVITLILIEIFPELVTYFSGLIKY; this is encoded by the coding sequence ATGATAACACCTCTCACGGGGCTTGTCGGCACACTGTTGATGCTCTTCGTCATGCTTTTCCTCAGGATTCCCGTCGGGTTCGCCATGGCCCTCATGGGTTTTCTGGGAATGGCCTATGTGGTCAACTGGAATGCCGCCCTGGGCCTGATCGGCACAGATCTCTGGAACACCTTCTCTTCATACGGTCTTACCGTGATCCCCATGTTCATTTTTATGGGCCAGATCTGTTTCTATTCGGAGGTGAACCAGCGGCTCTACAATGCAGCCTACAAGTGGTTTGGAAGAGTAAGAGGCGGCCTGGGCATCACAACCGTTATGGCATGCGCGGGTTTCGCCGCGATATGCGGTTCCAATACGGCAACCGCCGCCACGATGACCGCCGTTGCCCTGCCGGAAATGAAGAAATACAATTACAACCCCATATTGTCCTCCGGTTCCATTGCCGCCGGTTCCACGCTGGGTGTCGTCATACCCCCCAGCGTCGTCCTTGTGGTATATGGCATCTATACCGGTGAATCGATTGGCAAGCTCTTTTTCGGCAGTTTCGTTCCCGGTCTCATTCTTGCCCTGATGATGGCGGGTACTGTTTATGCAATGTGCGCCGTTCATCCCGGTTGGGGACCGAAGGGGCCGAAGTTCAGTTTTCTCGAACAGGTCAAGGCCCTCCCCGACGCTATCGACATGGTGCTCATGTTCGGTATCATCATGTTCAGTCTCTACGCAGGGTTTTTCACCCCTTCCGAGGCGGGTGCGGCGGGGTCCGTGGTGGCGATCATCATCAGCCTCATCCGTAGAAAACTCACGTGGAAGGGTTTCATCGGCGCCGTTATCGACACGGTCCGCATATCCTGCATGATCTTTCTGCTGGTGGCCGGCGCCGTTATCTTCGGTCGATTCCTGGCGGTCACCAGACTCCCCTACGAGGCCGCGGCATGGGTTTCAGGCCTTCCTGTTTCAAGCTGGATGATACTCTGGTCAATGCTTTTGATATACATCATAGGCGGCTGTGTCATGGACGCCCTCGCCTTCCTTCTCATCACCGTTCCGATCTTCTACCCCGTGGCACAGCGATTGGGGTACGATCCCATCTGGTTCGGCGTCATCATAACCATCGTCACGACCATGGGCGCCATAACTCCCCCTGTCGGCATAAACGCCTACGTGGTCTCCGGCATGTCAAAAGACATCGAGTTGTCGACTGTGTTTCGCGGTGTCGTATGGTTCCTGCCGTCTTTCGTCATAACCCTGATCCTTATCGAGATCTTCCCCGAGCTCGTTACATACTTCTCGGGACTAATCAAATACTGA
- a CDS encoding 4-hydroxyphenylacetate 3-hydroxylase N-terminal domain-containing protein, with protein sequence MGIKTKDEYIESLRSLKPTAYMFGERITNIVDNPRLRAGIEATGATYEMAEIDPGLMITTSPLINEPVSRFTLPPSTIEDLVARVKVNRRVANHVGTCHQRCTGLDCLTALAIVTYDIDEKYKTEYYARYQEFLKHMQKNDLTGNAGVTDVKGDRSLAPHEQPDKDMFIRVVEKKADGIVVRGAKAHQTGSLSSHEIIVLPSRAMGKDDKDYALSFAVPADTKGLIHVVGRSTLDMRELDGCDIGNVCYSKYCPTLIFDDVFVPWERVFMCGETEFASDMVVKFSSLHRQSHGGCKSGKIDCMVGTALTLMDYNGTTKVGHLKQKVIDMIHRAETLYGCCLASSYEGKKQPSGTYFIDTVLANASKIHEGKEMSEATRLMIDACGGFVADLPSDRDFANGEVGDLLRKYLKGVDSVPVENRVKMYRLAEKLALESADTISDIHGGGSPEAHRVTIFRETNINDKKKAAKRLAGIDD encoded by the coding sequence ATGGGTATCAAAACAAAAGACGAATATATCGAATCATTGAGGTCCCTCAAACCGACAGCGTACATGTTCGGTGAACGCATCACGAACATAGTGGATAATCCCCGTCTTCGGGCAGGGATAGAAGCGACGGGCGCAACATACGAGATGGCCGAGATCGACCCCGGGCTTATGATCACGACAAGCCCGCTCATCAATGAACCGGTGAGCCGCTTCACCCTTCCGCCATCGACAATTGAGGATCTCGTTGCCCGCGTGAAGGTGAACCGCAGGGTGGCAAACCACGTGGGGACCTGTCATCAGAGGTGCACGGGGCTCGACTGTCTGACGGCCCTTGCCATAGTTACCTACGACATCGACGAGAAATACAAGACAGAGTACTATGCTCGTTACCAGGAATTCTTGAAGCATATGCAGAAGAATGACCTTACCGGCAACGCGGGTGTCACCGACGTCAAGGGAGATCGTTCCCTGGCGCCCCATGAACAGCCTGACAAGGATATGTTCATTCGGGTTGTCGAGAAGAAGGCTGACGGCATAGTGGTCCGCGGCGCCAAGGCTCACCAGACGGGCTCCCTGTCATCCCACGAGATCATCGTTCTTCCTTCCCGTGCAATGGGGAAGGACGACAAGGACTATGCACTCTCCTTTGCCGTTCCCGCGGACACGAAGGGTTTGATCCATGTGGTTGGCCGTTCCACGCTCGACATGCGTGAACTCGACGGCTGCGATATCGGGAACGTCTGTTATTCAAAGTACTGTCCCACCCTCATTTTTGACGACGTCTTCGTCCCCTGGGAAAGGGTGTTTATGTGCGGGGAAACGGAATTTGCCTCCGACATGGTTGTAAAGTTCTCATCCCTTCACCGCCAGAGCCACGGCGGCTGCAAGTCCGGCAAGATCGACTGCATGGTCGGCACGGCGCTTACCCTGATGGATTATAATGGCACGACAAAGGTGGGCCACCTGAAGCAGAAGGTCATCGACATGATCCACAGGGCGGAGACGCTGTATGGATGCTGTCTGGCATCTTCCTATGAGGGGAAGAAACAGCCTTCGGGCACGTACTTCATCGATACGGTGCTTGCCAATGCCTCCAAGATACACGAAGGCAAGGAGATGTCCGAGGCGACAAGGCTTATGATAGATGCCTGCGGTGGATTTGTGGCCGACCTGCCTTCGGACAGGGATTTTGCCAACGGAGAAGTCGGCGACCTCCTGAGAAAATATCTCAAGGGCGTCGACAGCGTTCCCGTGGAGAACCGGGTCAAGATGTACCGCCTGGCGGAAAAGCTGGCCCTCGAAAGCGCCGACACGATCTCGGACATCCACGGTGGCGGCTCTCCCGAGGCGCACAGGGTCACGATCTTCCGTGAAACGAACATCAATGACAAGAAGAAAGCCGCTAAACGGCTTGCGGGAATAGACGATTAA
- a CDS encoding GntR family transcriptional regulator, with amino-acid sequence MAQTKTKKPTKQPEDSSQIAYQGIRRMIYSKELVPGQKIAYRDLAEKLDLSPTPIIQALRRLELLGFVCHETNRGFYMSPFSLKEIEEIYEMRELIEPSLVADTVQNIDKKGLSELKAALEAHLSAERDFYLKERLFKNREFHLTLASLSKKETQIRILRNLFDILFLKYSDLPRSSLVATDQEHQEIYDAVSLRSMDRAQTVLKNHVTNVKVQVLSSVRKMLAEQERSQF; translated from the coding sequence ATGGCACAGACAAAGACAAAAAAACCAACCAAGCAACCGGAAGACAGCAGTCAGATAGCGTACCAGGGTATTCGGCGGATGATCTACTCCAAGGAGCTCGTGCCCGGACAGAAGATCGCCTACAGGGACCTTGCGGAAAAGCTCGACCTCAGCCCCACGCCCATTATTCAGGCACTCAGAAGGCTTGAGCTTCTCGGGTTCGTCTGCCATGAGACGAACAGGGGATTTTACATGTCGCCTTTCAGTCTCAAGGAGATCGAGGAGATCTATGAGATGAGGGAGCTCATTGAGCCATCGCTGGTCGCAGATACTGTCCAGAACATCGACAAGAAAGGGCTTTCAGAGCTCAAAGCCGCACTTGAGGCACATCTTTCCGCAGAACGCGATTTTTACCTTAAGGAGAGGCTTTTCAAGAACAGGGAGTTCCATCTTACCCTGGCCTCGCTTTCCAAGAAAGAGACCCAGATACGGATACTTCGAAATCTCTTCGATATCCTGTTTCTCAAGTACAGCGACCTGCCCAGGTCATCGCTGGTCGCGACGGACCAGGAACATCAGGAGATCTACGACGCCGTCTCATTAAGAAGTATGGATCGTGCGCAGACGGTGCTGAAGAACCACGTCACGAACGTGAAGGTTCAGGTATTGTCAAGCGTGCGGAAGATGCTTGCCGAGCAGGAACGTTCCCAATTCTAG
- a CDS encoding acetate--CoA ligase family protein produces the protein MRLHEYEALDIFEQNHIPVPRRELVGDMHDALHVASEIGYPVIIKAQVLVGGRGLAGGIRTASNPDELKEAADELFTSEIKGMPVRKVLVCQKVDIVKEFYLGMTVDGYSGKPVIVVSTEGGVLIEETAKTSPERIAAIHIEPSFGYYPYQSRSLLRMLGLDHKLITPWSEIIGQLYHIATRYEALIAEINPLVVLSNGALMAVDAVLEVDDSALSRIRFPLPDRVDRIENPLERRGREIGVTYVDLDGDIGLISSGAGLGMASMDIIGQRMKPANFLETGGGITADLLYRCMELIMMKPDLRGIFINVYGGINPIHEGAKGVIRYMNEHNVKIPVVAKALGNRQEETWEIFRSGGVHVVTEAATEKAVDVLYKLVGPGKKTSAGRPKAPAKTR, from the coding sequence ATGAGACTTCACGAATATGAAGCACTGGACATTTTTGAACAGAACCACATACCTGTTCCCCGGCGCGAGCTTGTCGGCGACATGCACGATGCCCTCCATGTTGCCAGCGAAATAGGATATCCCGTCATCATCAAGGCACAGGTCCTTGTCGGCGGTCGGGGACTTGCCGGCGGCATCAGGACGGCATCGAACCCGGACGAGCTGAAAGAGGCGGCGGATGAGCTTTTCACCTCCGAGATCAAAGGGATGCCGGTCCGAAAAGTACTGGTGTGCCAGAAGGTGGACATCGTCAAGGAATTCTATCTCGGTATGACCGTGGACGGTTATTCAGGCAAACCTGTCATCGTCGTCAGCACCGAGGGCGGTGTGCTCATTGAGGAAACCGCGAAGACGTCGCCGGAGCGGATCGCCGCCATCCATATCGAGCCTTCTTTCGGTTATTACCCCTACCAGTCCCGCAGCCTGCTGAGAATGCTCGGTCTCGATCACAAGCTCATAACCCCCTGGAGCGAGATAATCGGCCAGCTCTATCATATTGCTACGCGATACGAGGCCCTCATCGCCGAGATCAACCCCCTCGTTGTCCTGTCCAACGGCGCGTTAATGGCTGTCGATGCCGTGCTTGAAGTGGACGACTCCGCCCTTTCGCGGATACGCTTTCCCCTTCCTGACCGCGTCGACCGCATAGAGAATCCCCTGGAAAGAAGAGGAAGGGAGATCGGCGTCACCTACGTGGACCTCGATGGCGACATAGGCCTCATTTCCTCCGGTGCGGGGCTGGGTATGGCCTCCATGGACATCATCGGCCAGAGGATGAAACCGGCCAACTTCCTTGAAACCGGCGGAGGTATTACCGCAGACCTATTGTACAGGTGCATGGAACTCATCATGATGAAACCTGACCTGAGGGGCATATTCATCAATGTTTACGGCGGCATCAACCCCATTCACGAAGGTGCGAAGGGGGTCATCAGATACATGAACGAGCACAACGTGAAGATTCCCGTTGTTGCCAAGGCACTGGGCAACCGGCAGGAAGAGACATGGGAAATATTCAGGTCAGGCGGGGTCCATGTCGTAACAGAAGCCGCCACGGAGAAGGCCGTCGATGTTCTCTACAAGCTCGTCGGACCGGGCAAGAAGACTTCCGCAGGCCGCCCGAAGGCCCCGGCAAAGACCAGGTGA